In the genome of Pontibacter actiniarum, the window GTCAAACTCCTCCAGACCGGTATTGTAAATCCCCTTCACGGTTAGCTTGCGGGCCCGCGGCGGATTCTGGATAAAGTAAAAGATGGCGTCATCCCCGACCTTCAGGTGCAGCTTGTTAGCTATTTTCTGGCTCAGTAGCACCTCTTTTGAGGAGGTGGAGTCGTTGAAGGAGATAAGCTCCCCTGCCTCCAGGTTGTGCTCCATTGCCTCCATGTCGTACTCCTCTTCCACGCCTTTCATCACCACGCCCAGCACTTCGTCCTCTGTCTTGATGATAGCCGTTTTCCGGGCAAAGGCCTGCACTTTCTTTATTCCCTGGATAGAGTCTGTGATGCCAATGTTGCGGCTGATGGGAGCTCCCTCATACGAGTTGTTGGTATCATACTTGCTGATTTGCAGGTGCGCCCCAAAGCTGAAAATCTTCTCGCGGATCTCGTTTCGGAAGCCTTCCAAGATGGCAAAAGACACAATCATGATAGCAATGCCTGCAGCTATGCTTATAATTGCTATTTTTGTAACCGACTGTGTAAAAGAGCCGGCCTGCACTTCTGATATTTTATCGGATATGTACCTGGAGATGTTCACTCGCCTTAAATCATATTTAACAGCCTTAAAGATAGGTATGAATTTTGACTTCTACCTCACAAACTATGACACACCCTTACCTACTTCTGTCCGCATCAATGCTGCTTACTTTCGGCAGCTGCACTTCTAAACAGGTAGCTACCACAGCGGCCGTACAACAGCAAGCCCCCGCACAGGAGGCGAAAGCCCTTAAAACGGGGGCTGAGCAACTGGAGTTGTACCTGCCACAGCTGCAGGGCAAGCGCGTTGGCCTGATCGTGAACCAGACCTCCACCATAGACGACACGCACCTGGTAGACACCCTCCTTAGCCGCGGCGTTGAGATCAAAACAATCTTTGCCCCGGAGCACGGCTTCCGCGGCGAGGCCGATGCCGGCGCCCACATCAAAGACGCCAAAGACTCTAAGACAGGGCTGCCGATCATCTCGCTCTACGGAAAAAACAAGAAGCCGCTGCCCGAGCAGGTAAAGGACCTGGATGTGCTGCTGTTTGATATACAGGATGTCGGCACCCGCTTCTACACCTATATCAGCACCATGCACTATGTGATGGAAGCCGCCGCAGAGCACGGCAAAGAGGTCGTGATTCTGGATCGCCCTAACCCGAACGGCCATTACGTAGACGGACCGGTACTGGACATGGATCAGCAGTCCTTTGTGGGCATGCACCCGATCCCGATCGTGCACGGCCTGACCGTTGGCGAGCTCGCGAAAATGATCAACGGCGAGAAGTGGCTGGAGGGGCAGCGCCAGGCAAAGCTAACGGTGATACCGATGGCCAACTATGACCACGACATGCCGTATGAGCTGCCTGTTAAGCCATCACCCAACTTACCAAACGCACAGGCTATCGCCCTGTACCCTTCCATCTGCTGGTTTGAGGGCACCGATGTTAGTGTTGGCCGCGGCACTCCCACGCCGTTCCAGCTTATCGGCAGCCCGTATTACCAGAAGAAGGATTTCAGCTTTACACCGGTTAGCACACCGGGTGCCACAAACCCGCCGCACAAGGATGTGGTTTGCTACGGAAAAGATTTAACAGATGTGGCCGTGGCAGACAAAGTAGACCTGGCCTACCTGCTGGAGATGTACAACAACTCCTCCAACAAGGACAAGTTCTTTAACAACTTCTTCGATCGCCTGGCCGGCACCACCAAGCTTCGCGAGCAGATCAAGGCTGGCAAGACCGAAGCCGAAATCAGGGCAAGCTGGGAGCCAGCCCTATCCAACTATAAGAAAACCCGTAAGCAGTACCTGCTTTACCCAGACTTTAGCTAAGTATGACCCAGGATTTACGCATCGTGTTTATGGGTACGCCGGATTTTGCCGTGCCTACCCTGCAGACACTCGTGGAACATAAGTATAATGTAGTAGCCGTGATTACCGCACCCGATAAACCGGCGGGGCGCGGCCAAAAACTCAACCAATCGCCGGTGAAGGAGTATGCTGTGGCACAGGGGATACCTGTGCTGCAGCCGACCAACCTCAAGTCAGAGGCTTTCCTGGAGGAGCTGCGCAGCTACAGGGCTAACCTACAGATCATCGTGGCTTTCCGGATGCTGCCGGAGGTGGTGTGGGCAATGCCTGCGCTTGGCTCTTTCAACATCCATGCCTCGCTGCTGCCGCAGTACCGCGGTGCCGCACCTATCAACTGGGCCATCATCAACGGGGAGCGGGAAACGGGCGTCACCTCCTTCTTCCTGAAACACGAGATTGACACCGGCGATTTGATCTATCAGGAGCGCGTACCTATCCTGGAGGAAGACGATTTCGGCTCGCTGTATGAGAAACTGAAGAACAAAGGCGCAGAGCTTGCGCTGCGCACGGTGCAGGCCATCGAGCGGAACGAGGTGCAGCCACAGCCGCAGGTTGTGAGTGCCGAGACAAAACACGCCCCCAAGATTTTCAAAGACACCTGCGAGATTTACTGGGACCAGCCAGCCGGGCAGGTACACAACTTTATCCGTGGCCTTAGCCCATACCCAGCCGCCTGGACCAGGCTAAACGGCAAGACCTTCAAAGTTTTTAAAGTAGAGACTCTGGAGGATGCGGCTTATACTTCAGCACCAGGCTCCATCCACACCGATAACAAGACGTTCCTGCACATCCAGACGGCAGCAGGCGCCATCGCTCTACTTGACCTGCAGATGGAAGGTAAAAAGCGCATGCCGGTTCAGGACCTGCTGCGGGGTTACAGCTTTGACGTATAACGCGTATGATCTCTATCGTAGTAGCCGCCGCCGAAAACAATGTGATCGGCAAGGACAATGACCTGATCTGGTACCTGCCCGCCGACCTGAAGCATTTCAAAAGCCTCACGATGGGGCACCCGATGCTCATGGGCCGTAAGACCTACGAGTCTATCGGGAAGCCGCTGCCGGGCCGCACATCCATCGTCATCACCTCCCAAAAAGATTACGAGGCAGCGGGGTGCATTGTGGTGCACTCGCTGGAGGAGGCTATAAAGAGAGGCCTGGAGCTCGACACGGACATGAGCGTTATCGGCGGAGCCAGGATATACAGTCAGGCACTCCCCTTTACCGATAAGGTGTTCCTGACACGGGTGCACGCCAGCTTCGACGGCGACGTGTATTTTCCGGAGCTGCCGGAAGACGAATGGCAGGTAGTGGAGCAGGAGCATCACGGGCCGGACGACAAGAACAAGTACAGCTATACTTTCCTGACGCTGGAAAGGAAGTAATACAAGTATAAAAAGAAAGTGCCGCTGATGAAGCGGCCCTTTCTTTTTATACTTGCGGCACTGGTTTAGCGCAGGATGTAGAGCTTACCATAGCCGTTTTTAAAGGCACCGTCGCCAAAGGTGTTGCGGTGCTTCATCTGCTCCTCTCCCTTGCTCATGATCACGCGGTAGAGGTAAACACCGTTAGCCAGTTTATCGCCATAGGTATCGGTTCCGTCCCAGGCATACTCTGTCTTGTTATTACCGATACGCAGCGGCCCCAGCTCCTCTTTCATGATTTCCTTCACCACTTTACCGGTTATGGTCAGGATCTGGATCTTCATGTGCTCGGGAATCGTGCTGCCCGTGATGGTAAAAATAAAGTTTGTCTTCGTGGAGAACGGGTTCGGGAACGGGTAGAAGTTCGACACGCTTGCCTCACTGATCACCTCAAACCCGATGCGGTACGGCGACACGCCTGACTCCTTGCCTGCCGCATCCCTGGCACGAACCTCCATTTTGTAGATGCCGTCCATCAGTTTGGCCGGTTTGTACTCCAGCTTAAAGTCCGCGGCTTCCGTAGCGGGCGCATAGGTTACCTCCGGGTTGCCCATCAGGTCAATTTCCTGCTCCTGCCCTTCAGGCGAAATCAGGATCATCGTCATCTTGGAAGGGTCCTGCAACAGCACGTGCTGGTTCTCGTCTTTCACTGTCACGCTGATCAGCGGGCTCGGCGACACAATGTCCCCATCCAGAATATGGATGCCGTCGAACGCCACATCCATGATCGGGTGCAGCTTAGACTTCACGCTGAAGCCTACTTCGTACACGTTGTTAAAATACTCCTGCTCCGGTAGCAGGCGCGGGTTCACGTATAGGCTCAGGCTGTAGTCGCCTTCAAAATCCTGGGTCTGGAAACTATAGCTGAACTTCACCGTCTCATTCGCACCCACGGGCTTTATTTTAAAGCGCGTGGTAGTTGGCTGGTTGCCGTCCCCGGAGAGCGTGACCTCCACTGTTACCGAGTCTGAAAAAGCCGTGCTGGTTACGTTCTGAAAAGCCATTGGCACCGTTACACTTCCTGCGTTGGCCTGTTGCGTCAGCTCCTCCCGGCTGGCATTCACCAAATCAGGGCGAATCACGCCTTCGGGCACTCCTTTGTAGATCACGAACCACTCCTTCAGCTGTGGAGAGGTACGGGCTACCTCGTCCTCCATGTAGGCTTTCAGGCGTAGGTTCGGGAACTGTGTTGCGTCAATGCCGGACAGGTCGAACTGCTTGGTAGTGACATCTTCCTGCAGCACGGTTTCCTCGCCGGCTGCATTTATGCCAATCAGGCTCAGCGTATACTTATCGTCTCCTCCCTGGTAACGCTCAATGTTGTGGTGAAGCGAAGCCCATTCAAGCGCTGGCCCGATGACGGTAGAGGTAATCGTACCCGATGGGCGGTTAGACTCAAGCGTAACATCAAGGTTGATCTCCTGGCTGTTTGCCGGTGTGCCACCCACGCGGTCAGCTTCCTCTTTTGAGTAGCTGGTCTCCTGCGCCGTGCCGGCCGCCTGCCCCTTCTGCCCCACAATCGCGAAAGGGTCTCCCGTCTTCAGTTCATCGATAAGCGAGGAGCCTATACTTCTGAAAGCTGCTTTCACCTCTTCTGAAAAAGAAGAGAAAGGCACGTTGTTGATACTGATAGCCGCCACATAGTACCCCTCCGGCACCGCATTTAAGAAGTCTGCCGTCTTCTTCACATTGGCTGCTACAGACAGGTCGCCGGTGTCAAACTCCGCAATATAGGGACAGAAAGCAAAGTCACCAAGCGACGATATAGGCTCCAGGGTGCTGTTGTTAAACACAATAAAGAAGAATCTGCTTCTGGAGGAGCCGTTCGGGTTGCCGCAGAAATAGCTCATGTACTGGAAACCATCGACGAACAGGCCGTGCGGGTCTTCATCAAATCGCTTTGCTCCCCCAACTGTTTTGATATTGATAAACTTCCTGGTGGGTTTAAAGTCCCAAAGCAACTTGTTGTCCTTTAGCTCTTCGAAGCCGTTCAGCTTTACCTCCTGAAACTGAGCGTACTGGCTTTGAGACCAGCCATTCTTCACCTTGTCAATATACCTGAACGAGCTCTCCGCCCAAACCGTGTCTTCATCAGTGCTGTACTCGTCAAACCTGGCCCTCCAGTAAAAAACGGTGCTGTCTTTTGCTGAGGCCGGCAGGCCATAGTCCAGAACGGCCAGTATGCTGTTTCTTGATACCGCCTGCTTCGTTAGCAGCGGGCTGTTGAATTGTGACGTGGTGTCAACCTCAAAATAGTACCCTTTGTTAACGTCTTTTACCGTAGTCTGCGCCACTAGCTGTACGGTCCTTTCTCCAACAATAGCATAGTTGCCTGGCGACACAGCCCTTAACCCGCTGACAGGGAAATAGTATTGGAACGTTGCGGTGTTATTCGTTTCGTCCAGCTCGTCAATTTCACCTGATCCGTCCAGCATCACCTCAAACGCGTTCATCCCGAGCGCATTCAACCCGCTGTTGGGTAGCTTCAGCGAAAGGGTACGCTCTTTTATGATCGGCTCAACGGTAAACGGTTCCAGGCTGACCAGAGAATTATCAGGCAGTGTTCTTTTAACGCTAACCGTCAGCTCTTCCGGAATCGCTTTCCCCAGGTTATCTGCCGTAAAGTTTATCAGCACAGAGTCCGAAGAAGCAGTTGCCGGATTTCCTTCCAGGTCGGTGACGCTAAAGCTATTCCCCTTCACATAGTAGTCAGGCTTGATCGGGCTGTACAGGGCTAAGGCAGGATCTCCCTGAAGAGCCATCTCCAGCACCATGGCAATAATACCGTTGTTGCTGTAAGACATCTGCAACACGTCGCTTATCACTTTCTGCTGAATTCTCCCCAGCGATTTTCCATAGTACTCCTCGTTCTGGAAAGCAGTTTGATAGAAGTTGTAGCTATAGATGTGCAGATACTGCAGCAAGCCCGTGCCCACGTGGGCGATAAGCGCTACCGCCCCTTTGTCCTTCGTCTTCAGCCAGTCCTCCCCAAAGGAGACACTGTTCGGAACAAACATATTCCCGAGGTTACACCCGTTGATGAGCATCACCGGGTACTTGCCTTTGTTTTGATACCCATTGACAGCAGTGGAGACATAGCCAATATTTAAATCCGTTGTACTGGTTGAACTGTGGCCGAAGAACGTCAGGAGAGACACCCCACTGTTGATCTCTTTCGAGATGTTGAGAGTTTCCACAAACTCGCTTAAGTTCTTTCTGTACTTTTCTTCCACTGTAGCACCTAGTAGAGGGCCTTCAGCAATAGCCGCATAGCTCTCCAGGTAGTTCGCGATCTGGGTCATGTGCTCCACAGAGGCTCCCCCACCCAGCTGCATGATCTTTTTCCTCCACGGCAGGTTTTCTGCTAGCGCTTCGTACTCCTTTACTTTATCCAGGTAGTTTTTAGCCTCCAGAGGAGTGGTTACAGCCACTCTGCCTACCGCCACTGTTGGTATGTAGTTGCCATTTCTGAAGTCTATGGCGTAACTGAGGTCGGAGCCAGGGTAGCCAAAAACAGGCACGATATCCAGCGCACGTGACGCAGCGGACCGATAGCTGATGCGGTTAACCTCAATGCCTTTCCCCAGTATCAGCATGTGCTTTGCTGGCGCAGCGCTTCCCATAAAGCGAGTAAAGTGCTTCACGCCCATAGGAGAGAACTCGCCATAGTGAAACTGGTTCACCAGGTCATCCACGTACACGATCATAGGCGCATGCTTCCCGCCTGCCTCGGAGGCCCTGTATGCGGCATAAGCCTCAGGCACCGGCTGATTGCTGCCCTCCGGCACCTGCATCATGGCCTTACTGGTTAAAATGATGTAGTTCGCACTGTTTGCAAGGTAATTGCTGAACTTTACGGTGCTGGACTTTGCTGGCAGCAACGCCCTTTGCAAGTCCGCCAACAGCACTTTATGGGTGGCTTGGTTCTCTGCACGCACCACAAATCCTTTTCCATTGTTTACAGCCTGGCCCGGTATTCTGGTAACGTCCCCGGAGGCAGTCACATCGTAGGCGACGGCACTTGCCGGTGCATTTGCGAAATAGAAATAGGGGCTGGCAGAGCTCGTCGAATCTGTGTAAAAGACAAGGCGACCGCTCTGGGGCAAAACAGACTTCTGCGGATAGGTGGCCTCCACGTAGGCCAGGCTGACCGCATTACTACCTGACTGTGGCGCCAGCTGCACCGTTAGCTGGGCCCTAGTATCAATATCGGTCAGCTTAAAATTACTTTTGCCTTTTATAAAACTGTAGCTGCCCATGGCATGGCTGGCAAGTTGCCGCACGGCTTTCGAGGGCTCCACCACATTGACGTTAAAATTATGTGAGGCGCTTCCGACACCAACGACGGCGTAACTGAGGTAAGGAACAGGCCCCGCCGGCTCTACATTCGAAAAGGCCGGCAGCGCAAAGTTTACAGCCTTTGCAGACCAGGATGAGAAGAAACCTTCGGCGGCATCCATCCACGGCAGATGACTTTCTGTGTGCACCTTGCCCTCACTGTACTTGTCTGTTTTCACCAACAGGGCTTTTTGCAGCAGGTAACCCTGCGGGGTACGGCCATCCACAGCGGGGTTCTCCACACGCATGCGCTTGTTGGCTCCGGCAGGGTTTACCGTCAGAAAGTAGGCGGCCGTGTCGGTATACATGCTATAGAGCTGGTGCACCTGGTGCTCAGGGTTCTTGTAGAGCCCCTGGTCCAGCACGCCATCGTTGCGCTCGCCATAAAACTCCAGGTAGTCCTGCTGATCCAGCCTTCCGTCTTCCTCACCGGCTACGTAAACAGCCACCTCTTTGCCCCGACGGAACAGCTGCAGGTGCTGCGGGTTCACGTTCTCCAGCCCCAGGCCGCTCAGGTAGGCGTAGTCCAGCTTATACAAGCCGTTTTCCACCACCTGCAGCTTGTAGTAGGTTTTAGAATAATCAATCCACTCGTTGCCATACACTTCCTGCGCCTGGGCGGCGCCTGGTGCAAGGCCTGCCACCAGAAGCAGAAGTACAGTTAGGAAGCGTTTCATGTCAGAAAATTTATACATGGGGTGTTTGGCTACAACTTTAAACGTTAATCAAATGCATATCCAAGGGACACAATAACCGAGGAGGTGTTCGTGCTGCCGACAGCGTTGCTCTCGCTGTTGCTGATGCGCGACAAGGCCAGGTCCAGGCTCAGCCCATCGGTTTTAACACCGATGCCGAAGTTCGGCTGGATGCGCTTGGTGGTTCCCCCGTCAAAGTTGGTCGTTTCCTGGTAGTTGTTGAGGCCACCGCGCACGAAAACCGAGTTGGCATAAGCCAGCTCCAGCCCCACATGCGGGTCCACCGACACCACGTCGGATTTGAGCAGCACGTTACGCTTGCCGTCAAAGGTGAAGTCGATGTCTGTGGCCAGCACGGCCGACAGTTTATCGGTGAACTGAAAGGACCTGCCCACGCCAAGTATAAGCCTTGGCAGTGTCAGTTCGGTGGTGTTCTCCGGCAGGTCGTTGCCGGTTTGGAGATAGGCCTCCTCCAGCTCCTCAATGTTGTGGGTCCAGGCGGTGAAAGTGGTGGTAATATCTTTGGCCATCAGCCCGAACTGCCAGTTGCCCCGCTGTAGCTGGGCCCCCACATCGATGCCGAAGCCATAGGCATCGGCAAAGTCGCCCACGTTGCGGTAGATGACTTTGGCATTGGCCCCCAGTTGGAGCCCCTCGATCAGGTTGCTCTTGCGGGCGTAGGAAAGCAGCAGGGCATAGTCGGCAACGGAGAAGAAGCGAATACTGTCGTACTGGATGTAGCCGTACTCATTCTGCAGACGGCGGGTGTCGGCAATATCATCCACACCCACCCGGATCAAAGAAACGGCCAGGGCGCTGCTCGAGTCGAGCGGCATGGCGAAGCTGGCGTAGTCGTTTTTGGCAATACCCGCAAACAGCTCCGAGTGCATCAGGCTCACGTTATACTTGTGCGGCAGGCGCAGCAGCCCGGCGGGGTTCCAGTAGCCGGCGGTGGCGTCGGTGGCCAGGGCCGACTGCACATTGCCCATCCCCAGCGCGCGGCCCCCTACCCCGATGTTCAGGAACTCATTGCTATACTTTGGCGTGGACACCTGAGCCTTTGCCCCCGACCACGAAAGCAGTAACAGCGCCGCCAGCAGGCAACGAAGTAAAAAATTGTTCATCCTTGATAGTATCGTTATATCACCCGCAAAAAAAAATTTTTATTGCACTTCCACAAAGGCCGCCTCCTGCGGCACTTCCCACTTTTGTGCCCCCTAAACATACTACAGGCACTTTTAGTTGACTCCCGTGCTAATTTATTTTAATCCAAAATTACTCATTTATAATAATAAAACGGCATCCGGTTAACCATTATAAAAAAAGGGCGTAAAGAAAAGCAAACAGTACCTTGCGTTACATAGTACCTTATTATATCTTTGCCTCAACATTATAACGGGATCATCATGAAAGTAGAAAACACACAAGTGCAGATGAGGAAGGGAATTCTTGAGTTCTGCATCCTGGAGATTATCTCTCGTGGTGAAGTTTATGCGTCCGATATGCTGGAGGAGCTTACAGCGGCCAAGATGATCGTTGTGGAGGGTACCCTCTACCCCCTGCTCACCCGCCTCAAAAACGCAGCGCTTCTAGAGTATAACTGGGTAGAGTCCACCTCTGGCCCGCCACGAAAGTACTATAAGCTCACCGAAACAGGCCGCGAGTTTCTGGAACAGCTCCGCAACACCTGGTCCGAACTAGTTGACTCCACAGAATACATTATCCGAAACAAGAAAGCCCAGTAATTATGAAAAAGAACATAAGTATAAACTTGCAAGGCATCATCTTCCAGATCGAGGAAGATGGGTATGAGCAGCTTAGCCGCTACCTCGCCTCCATCAGAACGTACTTTTCTAACTATGAGGGCCACGAGGAAATTGTAGCCGACATTGAGGCTCGGATCGCTGAGATCTTCTCTGACAGGGTATCGCCGGCTAAGCAGGTGATCACGCAGGAGGATGTGCAGTACCTGATCGTGCGCATGGGCAACGTGACGGACTTTGAGGTGGAGGAGCCGCTGGAGGCCGAGGCCTACACAAGCGCCGGAGCCGCCACAGGCGCAGCAGGCGAAGGGGCCGGCGCCGGCGAAGCCTACGCCGAGGCAGGCCCTAAGAAGCTGTACCGCGACGTGAACCAGAAAGTGATCGCCGGCGTGTCTTCCGGCCTGGCCAACTACCTGCGCGTAGACCCGCTCTGGATCAGGCTGTTCTTTGTACTGCTGGTGCTGCTGGGCGTGGTATCGGCCGGTGTATCGGCCGCCACAGGCATTATACTCTACATCGTGCTCTGGATCGCCATGCCGGAAAACGATCACCTGCCCGAAACAAAGGTGCGCAAGCTGTTCCGCGACCCGGAGGACAAGAAACTGGCCGGTGTGGCTAGCGGCATCGCCAAGTACTTCGGGGTGGATGTGGCCGTTGTGCGGCTGCTCTTCCTTATCTCGATCTTCCTGGGCGGCTTCGGCATATTCACGTACATCGTGCTGTGGATCGCCATGCCCGAGGCCGTTACGCTTACCGAGCGCATGCAGATGCAGGGCGACCCGGTGACGCTGGCCGGCATTGAGCGCACCCTGAAAGACAACCTGAACATGCGCGACAGCAACGGCGAGGAAAGCCAGCTGGCGAAGATCATCCTGCTGCCCATCCGCCTGGTTGCCCAGGTAGTCAGCTGGCTCGGCAGAGCGCTTGGCCCGGTCCTGGCCTTTCTGGTAACCCTTGTGCGCATCGCAGCGGGCGTTATCCTGCTGATCGTGTCGATTGGCCTTACCGTTGCCCTCTTCTCCACGCTTTTTGTTTCCCTTGGCCTTGTAGATCAGTCAGAGTATATGGTTTTAGGTGATTTTCCGGCCTCCGTGCTTCTCGGGGGCTTTCCCAGGCTCGGACTGGTGGCTGGTTTCTTTGTAGGGCTGATCCCCATCTTGCTGCTGATGGTGCTGGGGGTAAGCCTGCTCATCAAGAGAACCTTCATGAGGCCAATCGTAGGCTGGTCGATGTTTGGTGTGTGGCTGGTGGCGCTGTTCACCATGATTGCGACTATCGCCCTTTACAGCAGCAACTTCCGCCGCAGCGGCGAGGTAATCACCTCCAAATCGTTCCCGGTGGGCAACATCACTACCCTGACCCTGGATGCCTATGATACGGGCCTGAACTACGACAACATCTACATTGATGTGCAGGAAAGCAACAGCCAGGACGTAGAAGTGCTGCAGCGCGCCGAGGCCAAAGGACGAACGGAGGAAGAGGCCAAGCAGAACGCGCGGATGATCACCTACCGCACCGTGCTGAACGACTCCACCCTGCGCTTCGACGACAGCTATGAGTTTAAAGAGAACGCCTCCTTCCGCGACCAGGAGCTGAGCCTGGTGCTGAAACTGCCAAAGAACAAGCCGCTGCGCCTGACCCGCGAGTTTTCCTACTTGCTGCCAAGCGCCGCCCTGGAAGGGGATTACAGCCGCGATAAAATCGTGCGCAACACCTGGCAGGTGAGCGGCGACCGCTTGGTGTGCCTTACCTGCGCCTCCGATACGCTGGATGTGGACACAGACGAGGACTTTGACAGCGCCCGCGGCGGTTTTGACGCAGACATCGACATAGATGAAGAAATGGGTTCGGTTGAGATGCGCGGCAGTGTGTTGCTGAATGACAGTGAGTACAGCTCCAACGCGCGCACCTTCGACTTCCGCAACTTCAGCCGTGTGACCGTTAGCGGCCCTTACCACCTACAGCTGCGCCAGGGCAACACCCACAGCGTGGTTATCCGTGCCGCCGAAGATGAGATGCGCCGCATAGAAGTGGACCAGAACGGGGAAGAACTGGAGATCAAGACACAGGAAAAGTACTTTAGCCTGTTTGATGAGCGCGAGCCGGTGCTCATCCAGATCACGACGCCGAACATCAGCAACATTGAGCTGAACGGGGCCATCAAAGCTGACATGGGCACCATCAACTCAGACAAGCTGCGCATGAGCTTTTCCGGCGCCACCCAAACCATGGCAAACCTGGATGTGCGCGACCTGCGTGTGGACGCCTCCGGGGCCACCATCAGTAAGTTTGTGGGCAAAGCCGACCGCTTCGAACTGGACGCCACCGGCGCCTGCGGCATAGACGCTGATAAACTGCAGGCAAAGTATGTAGATGTGGACGTGACGGGCGCAGGCGTGGCCGAGGTTTTTGCCACCAACACGCTGCGCGCCGATGCCTCCGGCACGAGCCGCATCGTTTACCGCGGCAACCCCGAAGACACCATCATCGACAGCTCCGGCCCAAGTACGGTAAAGCGCCGCTAAGCCCGGAACAAAGTATAGGCTGGCTGAGTCTTTGGCTCGGTCAGCCTCCTCTACCCCCATCCGCCTTTAGTACAAAATAAAACTACACTGCCTCACCTCCCCCCTCTCTATGAAAAAAACTATACTCCTGCTGCTTCCGCTGTTTTTCCTGCTGGCGTGTGCCCCGCAAAGTATAAACAGCCACAGCGCTCCTCTAGCGGCACAAGCCGACAGCCCGGACAAAACCCAGCTACTGCTGCTGGGCACCCTGCACTTCAACCAGTTCCATGACGCGGGCAGTGCGCACGGCAATTTTCTGAGCCCGGAGAGGCAGCAGGAAATCGGGGATGTGGTTGCACTGCTAAAGGTGTACAAGCCCGACATGATCCTGATTGAACGGACGCCGGGCGAGCAGACAAAGTATGACAGCCTCTTTCAGCAGTTCAAACAAGGCAGGTTAAACCTCGAGGAGCTGGAGGGCGGCACTGGCGAAGTATACCAGTTCGGCTTTAAGCTTGCCAAAGAGCTCGGCCACGAAAGGGTGTACTGTGTGGACTACTACGAGAGCACCTCCCAAAGCCTCATGAGCTCCGGCACGAACATAGCGGTTTTTGAGAACGGGCTGCATAACTTCCAGCAAACCGCCAGAGGCGTTACGGCAGCTTTCATGGAAGGGGATATGACGTTCAGGGAATTCCTCAGCTTCCTGAACACACCCGAAACCATCACACTCTCGCACCGCCAGTTCTTCAACCTGCCCGCCTATGTACAAAACGGCTCTTTCAGAAGCTATGAGGGGCTCAACAGAAGCGAGATCGACACCACCCAGATCGGGGCGGAGTTCATTTCGCTGTTTTACGAGCGCAACTTAAAGATCTACTCCAACCTGCTGAACGCGCAGCTAAAGCACAAAGGCAAAAGGCTGCTGCTTATCATGGGCCAGACGCACATTGGCGTGCTGCAGGACATCGCTGAAAACAACCCCGACTATGCCATCGTGAACGCAAACCAGTATCTGGGCAGCAACATCCCCTAAAATGCCCTGCCTCGACCACGCGCAGCGAACGGCTATACTTGCTTTATAGGAGCACCGGCAGCCAAGCTGGCAGTGTTAAAGCTGCAGTTCT includes:
- a CDS encoding exo-beta-N-acetylmuramidase NamZ domain-containing protein: MTHPYLLLSASMLLTFGSCTSKQVATTAAVQQQAPAQEAKALKTGAEQLELYLPQLQGKRVGLIVNQTSTIDDTHLVDTLLSRGVEIKTIFAPEHGFRGEADAGAHIKDAKDSKTGLPIISLYGKNKKPLPEQVKDLDVLLFDIQDVGTRFYTYISTMHYVMEAAAEHGKEVVILDRPNPNGHYVDGPVLDMDQQSFVGMHPIPIVHGLTVGELAKMINGEKWLEGQRQAKLTVIPMANYDHDMPYELPVKPSPNLPNAQAIALYPSICWFEGTDVSVGRGTPTPFQLIGSPYYQKKDFSFTPVSTPGATNPPHKDVVCYGKDLTDVAVADKVDLAYLLEMYNNSSNKDKFFNNFFDRLAGTTKLREQIKAGKTEAEIRASWEPALSNYKKTRKQYLLYPDFS
- a CDS encoding dihydrofolate reductase, with product MISIVVAAAENNVIGKDNDLIWYLPADLKHFKSLTMGHPMLMGRKTYESIGKPLPGRTSIVITSQKDYEAAGCIVVHSLEEAIKRGLELDTDMSVIGGARIYSQALPFTDKVFLTRVHASFDGDVYFPELPEDEWQVVEQEHHGPDDKNKYSYTFLTLERK
- the fmt gene encoding methionyl-tRNA formyltransferase, producing MTQDLRIVFMGTPDFAVPTLQTLVEHKYNVVAVITAPDKPAGRGQKLNQSPVKEYAVAQGIPVLQPTNLKSEAFLEELRSYRANLQIIVAFRMLPEVVWAMPALGSFNIHASLLPQYRGAAPINWAIINGERETGVTSFFLKHEIDTGDLIYQERVPILEEDDFGSLYEKLKNKGAELALRTVQAIERNEVQPQPQVVSAETKHAPKIFKDTCEIYWDQPAGQVHNFIRGLSPYPAAWTRLNGKTFKVFKVETLEDAAYTSAPGSIHTDNKTFLHIQTAAGAIALLDLQMEGKKRMPVQDLLRGYSFDV